The Streptococcus sp. VT 162 genome has a window encoding:
- a CDS encoding transcriptional regulator, which produces MDTKFSVALHILTMISESKDTLSSQALAESVGTNASYIRKVIALLKNADLIHSQQGKTGYQLSKSPKKMTLLEIYYATQEINHISLFPVHQNSNPDCPVGKHIQGAVSPLFASAESQLEKELANQTLEDVIDNLYKQAKQVRN; this is translated from the coding sequence ATGGATACGAAATTTTCAGTAGCCTTGCACATCCTAACCATGATTAGTGAAAGCAAGGATACCTTAAGTTCACAAGCACTGGCTGAGAGCGTCGGGACCAACGCTAGTTACATTCGAAAGGTGATTGCCTTATTGAAAAATGCAGATTTGATTCATTCCCAGCAAGGAAAAACAGGTTATCAACTCAGTAAGTCTCCAAAGAAAATGACTTTACTAGAGATCTACTATGCTACTCAAGAAATCAATCACATTAGTTTATTCCCTGTTCATCAAAATAGCAATCCTGATTGCCCTGTTGGAAAACATATCCAAGGAGCAGTTTCACCGCTTTTCGCTAGTGCCGAATCTCAATTAGAGAAGGAATTAGCAAATCAAACTTTAGAAGATGTCATTGACAATCTATATAAACAAGCCAAACAAGTCCGAAACTGA
- a CDS encoding membrane protein — MNLVKKYTPLILFIGLVALVILNASSFISGAISLFDVISTLIYGAVIAFVLNVPMKKIEQYLVKLKVKAELRRPIAMVLVFLALILIVIALLVLVLPTLAQTISQLGTVLSTVLTQLGKLLGSSEFVTKDMLSTIVSGIQGQSSSISQALIGFLSGLTSNIGNIFSSLMNAFLIIVFTFLFLSSKEHLAAMTSRLLKVFLPEKVVIKLTYIGQVALETYDQFLMSQLIEAVIIGVMIAVGYSVFGIPYGVMTGIFAGVLSFIPYVGPMIACVVGAIFIFTVSPTQALLSLLLYQVIQLIEGNLIYPRVVGQSIGLPAIFTLAAASIGGNLFGLLGMIFFTPVFAVIYRLVKEFVVAKENQLD; from the coding sequence ATGAACTTAGTAAAAAAATACACCCCGTTAATACTTTTTATAGGGCTGGTTGCTCTTGTAATTCTGAATGCATCGAGCTTTATATCAGGAGCAATCTCTCTCTTTGATGTAATATCAACCTTGATTTATGGTGCTGTTATTGCTTTTGTGCTTAATGTTCCTATGAAAAAAATTGAACAGTACTTAGTTAAATTGAAGGTAAAGGCAGAGTTGCGTCGTCCGATTGCCATGGTACTTGTTTTCCTAGCTCTTATCTTAATCGTGATTGCTCTTTTGGTTTTGGTGCTGCCAACCCTAGCCCAGACTATTAGTCAGCTGGGAACAGTCCTTTCAACAGTCCTTACTCAACTTGGGAAATTGCTAGGCAGCTCGGAATTTGTAACCAAAGACATGTTGTCAACTATCGTATCAGGCATACAGGGACAATCTAGTTCTATTAGCCAAGCTTTGATAGGTTTTTTATCAGGTCTGACTAGTAATATCGGCAATATTTTTTCAAGTTTGATGAATGCCTTTTTGATTATAGTCTTCACCTTTTTATTTTTATCCAGTAAGGAACATTTGGCAGCGATGACGAGTCGACTTCTAAAAGTTTTTCTTCCAGAGAAGGTGGTGATAAAGTTGACTTACATTGGACAAGTAGCACTAGAGACTTATGACCAATTTTTGATGAGTCAGCTGATTGAAGCAGTTATCATAGGAGTTATGATAGCGGTTGGTTACAGCGTGTTTGGGATACCCTATGGAGTAATGACAGGTATCTTTGCAGGAGTGCTATCGTTCATTCCTTATGTAGGGCCTATGATTGCTTGTGTTGTGGGAGCGATTTTTATCTTCACAGTGAGTCCTACTCAAGCCTTACTTTCTCTTCTTCTATATCAAGTTATACAGCTGATTGAAGGAAACCTTATTTATCCTAGAGTTGTAGGTCAGTCTATTGGTTTGCCAGCTATTTTCACGCTTGCGGCTGCTAGTATTGGAGGGAATCTTTTCGGACTACTTGGAATGATATTCTTTACCCCCGTATTTGCTGTTATCTATCGACTGGTTAAAGAATTTGTCGTTGCAAAGGAAAATCAGCTAGATTAA
- a CDS encoding peptidase M50, which translates to MKKIGTYLIYVLAFVFIMLAFACGTIAFAELGYAAVLAFTFGYAFALLSMYLIFILHELGHAFCGYLTGYRLVAFGLGHFILTKKSGRFHLSRTAILKNVGAQYIGLKEDESDQRIILMLSGGLMVHLSLMLLAILFGFLTRSWYFAGTWIFLNLSFFLNNILPVDITDGAKIWELLQHPENTKYAYLMLRHSAQTLLAPQEYDLKDFIIPVAEDAKGSFAESVQTLQGLVFILDDNIELAKQQLQSVLEKTDNPMSQTLSQLYLLQIALLEGDYEKAEEYASNRGVKSFLSIKTADMQVIQAWYQFKVRKDVVQTHKAMKIARHKMNSSRMLRDEKSYYQNWLAELEKELTEGV; encoded by the coding sequence ATGAAGAAAATTGGGACTTATTTGATCTATGTGCTAGCTTTTGTATTTATTATGCTAGCTTTTGCTTGTGGAACCATCGCATTTGCAGAGTTGGGGTATGCCGCAGTTTTAGCCTTTACTTTTGGTTATGCCTTCGCTCTTTTAAGTATGTATTTAATCTTTATTCTTCATGAGCTGGGACATGCTTTTTGTGGCTACTTGACAGGCTATCGGCTGGTGGCTTTTGGATTAGGACATTTTATTTTGACCAAAAAGTCAGGCAGGTTTCATCTTAGTAGAACAGCCATTCTGAAAAATGTTGGTGCTCAATACATTGGTTTAAAAGAGGATGAGAGCGATCAAAGAATCATCCTGATGCTTTCAGGAGGCTTGATGGTTCATCTCAGCTTGATGTTATTGGCGATATTGTTTGGATTTTTGACAAGAAGCTGGTATTTTGCAGGGACTTGGATTTTTCTTAATTTGTCTTTCTTCCTAAATAACATTTTGCCAGTCGACATCACCGATGGAGCAAAAATATGGGAATTGCTACAACACCCTGAAAATACGAAATACGCCTACCTGATGTTGAGGCATTCTGCCCAGACCTTGCTAGCTCCTCAAGAATATGATTTAAAAGACTTTATCATTCCTGTTGCTGAGGATGCGAAAGGGAGTTTTGCAGAAAGTGTTCAGACTCTTCAGGGGTTGGTATTCATATTGGATGATAATATAGAACTTGCAAAGCAACAGTTGCAGTCTGTGCTAGAGAAAACAGACAATCCGATGTCTCAAACTCTTTCCCAATTATACCTTCTTCAAATTGCCTTGCTGGAAGGAGATTATGAGAAAGCAGAGGAATATGCAAGCAATCGAGGGGTCAAATCCTTTCTATCTATAAAAACAGCAGATATGCAGGTCATTCAAGCTTGGTACCAATTTAAGGTAAGGAAAGATGTAGTTCAAACTCACAAGGCTATGAAGATTGCTAGACATAAAATGAATAGCAGCCGGATGTTACGGGATGAGAAAAGCTATTATCAAAACTGGTTAGCCGAGCTGGAAAAGGAATTAACCGAAGGAGTCTAA
- a CDS encoding DNA mismatch repair protein MutT has product MEIEISDFTGCKIALFCGDKLLTILRDDKASIPWPNMWELPGGGREGDESPFECAAREVFEELGIHLTEDCLIWSKVYPSMLFEGQQSVFMVGQLSQEQFDNIVFGDEGQGYKLMRIEEFLNSKQAVPQLQGRLREYLEEVK; this is encoded by the coding sequence ATGGAAATAGAGATTTCTGATTTCACAGGCTGTAAGATTGCTTTGTTTTGTGGGGATAAGCTCTTGACTATCTTACGCGATGATAAGGCAAGTATTCCCTGGCCCAATATGTGGGAACTACCAGGTGGTGGACGAGAGGGGGATGAAAGTCCTTTTGAGTGCGCAGCGCGTGAAGTTTTTGAAGAACTGGGAATTCATCTGACTGAGGATTGTCTGATTTGGAGTAAGGTTTATCCAAGTATGCTTTTTGAAGGTCAGCAGTCTGTCTTTATGGTTGGTCAACTAAGTCAAGAACAATTTGACAATATTGTCTTTGGCGACGAAGGACAGGGCTACAAGTTGATGAGAATTGAGGAATTTCTAAATTCTAAACAGGCAGTACCTCAGTTGCAAGGAAGATTGAGGGAATATTTGGAGGAAGTAAAATGA
- a CDS encoding membrane protein — protein sequence MAKILSLGLTGKKLLAQGFLFVLLGLILMVTGTWLPVTVIRLVLFLAWIATVLDLVLRIFKKSQSTDTLGVALVKLLVLGYLLGSNLATDVPIYILALVIGVYQIFHASINLVTYVLYRKNKIRPRFRLLLDGLVLVFLGGTSLLSSTGNSVFQLFVLGAYFFLYGLSNIRDGFLFEEEIGKNHLKRRIRISLPIVLAALIPARTLAKINKFMQENADEREDIHLGMVKSGKTAELEIFVHTAETSLFSAIGHVDICYQGRVISYGNYDPSSETLFGMVGDGVLYFCDRDKYIDLCKRESQKTLFGYGIDLTPEMEKAVQKKLAELKQLTIPWEPSADKIMTGDGKEDYTYAYKIRHETDGELYKFIKSKFKSYFVLSTNCVLLADTIVGQAGTDILSPKGFIAPGTYQAYLNREFEKPNSIVVSKHVY from the coding sequence ATGGCGAAAATTCTATCTTTAGGTCTGACAGGTAAGAAATTACTTGCTCAGGGGTTCTTGTTTGTTCTGCTAGGTCTCATCTTGATGGTCACGGGGACTTGGTTGCCAGTAACGGTTATTCGACTGGTTCTGTTTTTAGCTTGGATAGCAACGGTCTTAGATTTAGTATTACGTATTTTCAAAAAAAGTCAGTCAACGGACACCTTGGGAGTTGCACTGGTTAAATTGTTAGTGCTGGGATATTTGCTTGGCTCCAATCTTGCGACGGATGTGCCGATTTATATTTTGGCTCTTGTGATTGGAGTTTATCAGATTTTTCATGCTAGTATTAACCTTGTCACCTATGTTCTCTACCGCAAAAACAAAATTCGACCTCGTTTTCGTCTCTTACTAGATGGACTCGTACTAGTTTTTCTTGGTGGGACTAGTCTTTTGTCCTCTACAGGAAATTCTGTCTTTCAACTCTTTGTATTAGGGGCTTATTTTTTCCTTTATGGTCTGTCCAATATCCGTGATGGTTTCTTGTTTGAGGAGGAAATTGGGAAAAACCATCTCAAACGTCGCATTAGAATTAGCTTACCTATTGTCCTAGCCGCTCTCATCCCTGCAAGAACTTTAGCAAAAATCAACAAATTCATGCAGGAAAATGCTGATGAGAGAGAGGATATCCATCTTGGAATGGTGAAGTCTGGTAAGACAGCGGAGCTTGAAATTTTTGTTCATACAGCTGAGACCTCTCTGTTTTCGGCAATTGGTCATGTGGATATCTGCTATCAAGGCCGTGTTATTTCTTATGGCAACTATGATCCGTCTTCTGAGACCTTATTTGGCATGGTAGGAGATGGTGTCTTATATTTCTGTGATCGTGACAAGTACATTGACCTATGTAAACGTGAGAGTCAAAAAACGCTTTTTGGTTATGGGATAGATTTGACGCCTGAAATGGAAAAAGCAGTTCAGAAAAAGTTGGCTGAATTGAAACAACTGACGATTCCATGGGAGCCAAGTGCAGATAAAATCATGACAGGTGATGGTAAGGAAGACTACACCTACGCTTATAAAATCAGACATGAGACAGATGGGGAACTTTATAAATTTATCAAATCTAAGTTTAAATCCTACTTTGTCTTATCTACAAACTGTGTGCTCTTGGCTGATACCATAGTCGGTCAGGCTGGCACCGATATCCTCTCACCCAAAGGATTTATCGCTCCAGGAACTTACCAAGCCTACCTTAATCGAGAGTTTGAAAAACCAAATAGTATAGTCGTATCTAAACATGTTTATTAA
- a CDS encoding recombinase RarA — protein sequence MPDNLALRMRPKTIDQVIGQKHLVGSGKIIRRMVEANRLSSMILYGPPGIGKTSIASAIAGTTKYAFRTFNATVDSKKRLQEIAEEAKFSGGLVLLLDEIHRLDKTKQDFLLPLLESGLVIMIGATTENPFFSVTPAIRSRVQIFELEPLSNQDVKEALQIALTDPERGFDFPVELDEDALDFIATSTNGDLRSAFNSLDLAVLSTPENDKGIRHITLDIMENSLQRSYITMDKDGDGHYDVLSALQKSIRGSDVDASLHYAARLIEAGDLPSLARRLTVIAYEDIGLANPEAQIHTVTALDAAQKIGFPEARILIANVVIDLALSPKSNSAYVAMDKALADLKTSGHLPIPRHLRDGHYSGSKELGNAQNYLYPHNYPGHWVKQDYLPEKIRDHHYFSPEDTGKYERALAQRKETIDKLRDL from the coding sequence ATGCCTGACAATCTCGCACTTCGCATGCGCCCAAAAACCATCGACCAGGTCATCGGTCAGAAGCATCTAGTCGGATCAGGAAAAATCATCCGCCGCATGGTGGAGGCCAACCGCCTGTCCTCCATGATTCTCTACGGACCTCCGGGTATCGGAAAGACCAGTATCGCCTCTGCCATCGCTGGAACGACCAAGTATGCCTTTCGGACCTTCAATGCGACTGTTGATAGTAAAAAGCGACTGCAAGAAATCGCTGAAGAGGCTAAATTCTCAGGTGGCCTTGTACTGCTACTAGACGAGATTCATCGTCTTGACAAGACTAAGCAAGACTTTCTTCTACCACTCTTAGAAAGTGGTCTGGTCATCATGATTGGTGCTACGACTGAAAATCCCTTCTTTTCTGTCACTCCTGCCATCCGTAGCCGTGTTCAAATTTTTGAGTTGGAACCTCTGTCTAACCAAGACGTCAAAGAGGCTCTTCAGATAGCTCTAACTGACCCTGAGCGTGGTTTTGATTTTCCAGTTGAGCTAGATGAGGATGCGCTGGATTTCATCGCAACTTCTACAAACGGAGATCTTCGCTCTGCCTTCAACTCACTTGACTTGGCTGTTCTTTCTACTCCCGAAAATGACAAGGGCATCCGTCATATCACTCTTGATATCATGGAAAACAGCCTGCAGAGGAGTTACATTACCATGGATAAGGATGGGGACGGTCACTACGATGTCCTTTCAGCACTGCAAAAGTCCATCCGTGGCTCGGATGTTGATGCCAGTCTCCACTACGCGGCCCGCTTGATTGAGGCTGGGGATCTGCCTAGTCTCGCTCGTCGCTTGACTGTTATTGCTTATGAAGATATCGGTTTGGCCAATCCTGAAGCTCAGATTCATACCGTAACTGCTCTAGATGCTGCTCAAAAGATTGGCTTTCCAGAAGCTCGCATTCTCATTGCCAATGTCGTGATTGATTTGGCCCTCTCTCCAAAATCCAACTCAGCCTATGTGGCCATGGACAAGGCCCTTGCTGATCTCAAAACATCAGGGCATTTGCCTATCCCTCGACACCTGCGCGATGGCCACTACAGTGGAAGCAAGGAACTAGGGAATGCGCAAAACTATCTCTATCCGCACAACTATCCTGGACACTGGGTCAAACAAGATTACTTGCCAGAAAAAATTCGAGATCATCACTACTTCTCTCCAGAAGATACTGGCAAGTACGAACGGGCCTTGGCGCAACGCAAGGAAACCATTGATAAATTACGGGACTTGTGA
- a CDS encoding XRE family transcriptional regulator: MSHQQMLKIYFVCKKILLLLYEKQKSYPTFANLDKIAEYFNATPTQLFGTSKEIELEKSVLESNEYSDKVSEILKAVKYIEDFLETDGQYLEDLLYLTRGNQLYTEDGDELYIDPTSQKRTLHNQYEPGFIVARDKSPLELLIENKELFDK; this comes from the coding sequence ATGTCCCATCAACAGATGCTCAAGATATATTTTGTGTGTAAAAAAATTCTTTTGCTCCTCTACGAAAAACAAAAAAGCTATCCTACCTTTGCAAATTTGGATAAGATAGCAGAATATTTTAATGCAACTCCAACCCAACTATTTGGAACGAGTAAAGAGATTGAGTTAGAAAAGAGTGTTCTTGAATCTAATGAATACTCTGATAAAGTAAGTGAGATTTTAAAAGCTGTCAAATACATCGAAGATTTTCTAGAAACTGATGGACAGTACTTAGAGGATTTACTTTACTTAACAAGAGGCAACCAACTATACACAGAAGATGGAGATGAGTTGTATATTGATCCAACTTCTCAGAAAAGAACACTTCATAACCAATATGAACCTGGTTTTATTGTAGCAAGGGATAAATCTCCACTAGAACTCTTAATTGAAAATAAGGAATTGTTTGATAAATAG
- a CDS encoding membrane protein → MKFSNRLLLFLAGVVFVLLGLFLFTNPVANLVAYSWWIAFGLLVSSIAAILGYFSVPKELRSPAHLFQGIVNLLLALYLVAYGFVTLPVVIPTILGIWLIVEAIIAFFKGNRLGLIFPIIGNHIMWIALLAFLLGLVILFNPVATSVFVVYVVAFAFLIVGFTYILDAFRK, encoded by the coding sequence ATGAAATTTTCTAATCGTTTACTGCTATTCCTTGCAGGAGTTGTTTTTGTCCTTTTAGGACTTTTCCTATTTACAAACCCAGTAGCTAATCTTGTTGCTTACAGCTGGTGGATTGCATTTGGTTTACTGGTTTCTTCTATAGCAGCTATTTTAGGCTATTTCTCTGTACCAAAAGAGCTTCGCTCACCAGCTCATCTTTTCCAAGGGATTGTTAATCTTCTCTTAGCTCTTTACCTCGTTGCCTATGGCTTTGTGACGCTGCCAGTTGTCATTCCAACTATTTTAGGAATTTGGTTAATTGTAGAAGCCATTATAGCTTTCTTTAAAGGCAATCGTCTGGGATTGATTTTCCCTATTATTGGCAACCATATCATGTGGATAGCGTTGCTTGCATTTTTACTAGGTCTAGTGATTTTGTTCAATCCAGTAGCTACAAGTGTCTTTGTCGTTTATGTCGTTGCCTTTGCATTTTTAATTGTTGGTTTCACCTATATCCTTGATGCCTTTCGTAAATAA
- a CDS encoding ribosomal protein L11 methyltransferase — METWQELKVTVKREGEELVSNLLIELGAQGVAIEDSMDYVGNVDRFGEIFPEVEQQEEVVVTAYYPETVDVAVVEADLQARLAELTDFMDLGEVKMGTTALAEEDWADNWKKYYEPARITHDLTIVPSWTDYEATTGEKIIKLDPGMAFGTGTHPTTKMSLFALEQVLRGGETVIDVGTGSGVLSIASSLLGAKEIFAYDLDDVAVRVAQENIELNPGMENIHVAAGDLLKGVEIEADVIVANILADILIHLTEDAYRLVKDEGYLIMSGIIKDKWDMVRESAESAGFFLETHMIQGEWNACVFKKTKDISGVIGG, encoded by the coding sequence ATGGAAACATGGCAAGAGTTAAAAGTTACAGTGAAGCGTGAGGGAGAGGAGCTGGTCTCCAACCTCCTGATTGAGCTGGGGGCGCAAGGTGTTGCGATCGAAGACAGCATGGATTATGTGGGAAATGTGGATCGTTTTGGTGAAATTTTCCCAGAGGTTGAGCAACAAGAGGAAGTCGTGGTGACAGCCTACTATCCTGAAACGGTTGATGTGGCAGTGGTTGAGGCAGATTTGCAGGCTCGTCTAGCAGAATTGACAGACTTTATGGATTTGGGTGAGGTCAAGATGGGGACGACTGCCTTGGCTGAGGAAGACTGGGCAGATAACTGGAAGAAATACTATGAACCAGCTCGCATTACTCATGATTTGACCATTGTGCCGTCTTGGACGGACTATGAGGCGACTACGGGAGAAAAGATTATCAAGCTGGATCCTGGTATGGCCTTCGGAACTGGAACCCACCCAACGACTAAGATGAGCCTTTTTGCTTTGGAGCAGGTTCTTCGTGGTGGTGAGACAGTAATCGATGTGGGGACAGGTTCAGGTGTTCTCTCTATTGCCAGCTCGCTGCTTGGTGCCAAGGAAATTTTCGCCTATGACCTAGATGATGTGGCAGTTCGTGTGGCTCAGGAAAATATTGAGCTCAACCCTGGCATGGAAAATATCCATGTTGCTGCTGGAGATTTGCTCAAGGGTGTGGAGATTGAAGCAGATGTCATTGTGGCTAATATCTTAGCGGATATTCTCATTCATCTGACAGAGGATGCTTATCGTTTGGTCAAGGATGAAGGCTACCTGATCATGAGTGGGATTATCAAGGACAAGTGGGACATGGTGCGCGAGTCGGCTGAGTCAGCTGGTTTTTTCCTTGAAACCCACATGATTCAAGGGGAATGGAATGCCTGTGTCTTCAAGAAGACTAAGGATATTTCAGGTGTGATTGGAGGCTAG
- a CDS encoding oxidoreductase — protein sequence MKAAQHTTYNKNNITLNITEIAKPSITDKEVLIKVTAAGVNPLDNMISRGEVKMIVPYKLPQTAGNEVVGIVESIGKQVDNFQVGDRVFGRLPLDHVGAFAEYLAVDSQALAKVPDYLSDEEAAAVPLTALTIIQAFDLMGAQAGKTIFISGGTGGVGGMAIPIAKAKGLKVITNGSGDSAERVLKLGADRFIDYKTEDYTKTVSQVDYVLDTLGGAETEKQMSIMKKGGHLVSLRAMPNAAFAKRMNLPKWKQMILGLAGRKFDKMADKYGVHYHFIFVESNGAQLQEVADLFSKLEIKPSIDTVYPFEEVNSALDKVANGRSRGKTVLSFKK from the coding sequence ATGAAAGCCGCACAACACACTACTTATAACAAAAATAATATCACACTGAACATAACAGAAATCGCTAAACCAAGTATCACAGACAAAGAAGTTTTAATCAAAGTCACCGCAGCTGGGGTTAATCCTCTCGATAACATGATCTCTCGTGGTGAAGTCAAGATGATTGTTCCTTACAAACTTCCTCAAACTGCAGGTAACGAAGTAGTTGGAATCGTTGAAAGCATTGGCAAGCAAGTTGACAACTTTCAGGTCGGAGATCGTGTATTTGGCCGTCTGCCACTTGATCATGTCGGCGCCTTTGCAGAATACCTAGCTGTCGATAGCCAAGCCTTAGCCAAGGTTCCAGACTATCTATCAGACGAGGAAGCTGCTGCTGTTCCTCTTACTGCCTTAACCATTATACAGGCTTTTGACCTCATGGGCGCTCAAGCTGGGAAAACAATCTTTATTTCTGGTGGTACTGGAGGAGTTGGTGGAATGGCCATTCCGATTGCCAAAGCAAAAGGTTTGAAAGTCATTACCAACGGTTCTGGAGATAGTGCAGAGCGTGTCTTGAAACTAGGAGCAGACCGCTTTATCGATTACAAAACAGAGGATTATACAAAAACTGTTAGCCAGGTTGATTATGTCCTCGATACTCTCGGTGGAGCTGAAACTGAAAAACAAATGTCTATCATGAAAAAAGGTGGTCATCTTGTTTCACTTCGTGCCATGCCAAACGCTGCCTTTGCCAAACGCATGAATCTGCCAAAATGGAAACAGATGATTCTTGGCTTAGCTGGTCGCAAATTTGATAAGATGGCTGACAAATACGGCGTTCACTACCATTTTATCTTTGTAGAAAGCAACGGCGCTCAATTACAAGAGGTAGCTGACCTCTTTAGTAAATTAGAAATCAAACCCTCTATCGATACAGTTTATCCATTTGAAGAAGTGAATAGCGCCTTAGACAAGGTCGCTAATGGTCGCTCGCGTGGAAAAACAGTCCTCAGCTTTAAGAAATAA
- a CDS encoding 16S rRNA methyltransferase → MQQYFVKGSAISPVTIGDKETSKHMFQVMRLKENDEVTLVFDDGVKRLARVIDVEARQFELVEELVDNVELPIQVTIASGFPKGDKLEFITQKVTELGASQIWAFPADWSVAKWDGKKLGKKVEKLEKIALGAAEQSKRNIVPSIQLFEKKADFLAQFDQFDSIVVAYEESAKEGEAAALLQAVTGLEKGAKLLFIFGPEGGLSPVEIESFEAKGAVLAGLGPRILRAETAPLYALSALSVLVELEK, encoded by the coding sequence ATGCAACAGTATTTTGTAAAAGGCAGTGCTATCTCTCCAGTGACTATCGGGGACAAGGAAACCAGCAAGCATATGTTTCAGGTCATGCGCTTAAAAGAAAATGATGAAGTTACCTTGGTCTTTGATGATGGCGTCAAGCGTTTGGCGCGCGTGATAGATGTGGAAGCGCGTCAGTTTGAGTTGGTTGAAGAATTAGTTGACAATGTGGAACTGCCAATCCAAGTGACCATCGCATCAGGATTTCCCAAGGGAGACAAGCTAGAGTTCATCACTCAAAAAGTGACGGAGCTGGGAGCCAGTCAAATCTGGGCCTTCCCTGCCGACTGGTCCGTTGCCAAGTGGGATGGCAAGAAACTAGGCAAGAAAGTCGAAAAACTAGAAAAAATCGCCCTTGGAGCAGCCGAACAAAGCAAGCGTAATATCGTTCCAAGTATTCAGCTTTTCGAGAAAAAAGCAGATTTTCTAGCTCAGTTTGACCAGTTTGACTCTATTGTAGTGGCCTATGAAGAATCAGCAAAAGAGGGAGAAGCCGCTGCGCTCTTACAAGCAGTCACTGGCCTTGAAAAAGGAGCTAAATTGCTCTTTATCTTTGGTCCAGAAGGCGGTCTCTCACCAGTAGAAATTGAAAGTTTTGAAGCTAAAGGAGCAGTCTTGGCAGGGCTTGGTCCTCGCATCTTGCGAGCTGAAACAGCACCACTTTACGCCTTATCAGCCCTTAGTGTTTTAGTAGAATTAGAGAAATAA
- a CDS encoding alpha/beta hydrolase, with protein sequence MSYLTTKNQYITVQGNQIAYRELSKGKSKLPLLMLVHLAATLDNWDPRLLDLIAEKHHVIVVDLPGVGASQGKVASTIPGMAEQTIAFIQALGYDKINLLGLSMGGMIAQEIVRIKPNLVNRLILAGTGPRGGKEIDKVTGKTFKYMFKAGLERIDPKRYIFYNHDKQGKIEALKVLGRMGMRTKEFADKDMSVPGFLTQLKAIKRWGKDPQDDLTFITQPTLIVNGDKDMQVPTENSYDMHEKIENSKLIIYPNAGHGSIFQYADEFSKELITFLED encoded by the coding sequence ATGTCATATCTTACAACTAAAAATCAATACATCACTGTCCAAGGAAATCAAATTGCCTATCGCGAACTCAGTAAAGGCAAATCAAAACTACCTCTTCTGATGCTGGTCCATTTGGCAGCAACTCTAGATAACTGGGATCCAAGACTATTAGACTTGATTGCTGAAAAGCACCATGTCATTGTAGTCGATCTTCCTGGAGTAGGAGCCAGCCAGGGAAAAGTTGCTTCGACGATTCCTGGAATGGCTGAGCAGACAATTGCCTTTATTCAAGCCCTTGGTTACGATAAAATCAACCTCCTAGGTCTTTCAATGGGAGGTATGATTGCACAAGAAATCGTCAGAATCAAGCCTAATCTAGTCAACCGTCTCATCTTGGCAGGAACAGGACCTCGAGGTGGAAAAGAGATCGATAAGGTAACAGGGAAAACATTTAAGTATATGTTTAAAGCTGGACTCGAGCGCATCGACCCTAAACGCTATATCTTCTATAATCATGATAAACAAGGGAAAATTGAAGCTTTGAAAGTTCTAGGACGAATGGGTATGAGAACAAAGGAATTTGCGGATAAAGACATGAGTGTGCCTGGTTTCCTAACTCAACTCAAAGCTATTAAACGTTGGGGGAAAGATCCTCAAGACGATCTAACATTTATCACTCAACCAACCTTAATCGTCAACGGGGACAAGGATATGCAGGTTCCAACGGAAAATTCCTATGACATGCATGAGAAAATCGAAAATAGTAAGCTGATTATCTATCCAAATGCAGGGCACGGTTCGATCTTCCAATATGCAGACGAATTTTCAAAAGAACTCATTACTTTCTTGGAGGACTAA